Part of the Nostoc sp. ATCC 53789 genome, GCCGTGAGGAAAACCGCGTATTTGTCCTGGCTGCGCCACAACCGCAAGAATTTGTCAGACACAAAGCATCTTTTTACCAAGCTGGAACACAACTGTTACCAGCCGGAATTAAGTTAAATGCCTCAGAAATAGCTGTATTGGCGGCAGCACAATGTCCGCAATTAAATGTTTACCGCCGTCCACGTGTGGCAATTTTTTCCACTGGTGATGAGTTGGTGAATGTTGAACAACCGCTACAACCAGGGCAAATTGTGGATTCTAATCAGTATGCGCTGGCGGCTTTGGTAAAGGAGAGTGGCGCAGAACCAATACTGTTAGGGATTGTGAAAGATGATCCAGTTGTTCTGGAGAGAGTTATTGCCCATGCCGTTGCGATCGCTGATATAGTTCTCTCTTCTGGTGGTGTATCAGTGGGAGATTATGACTATGTTGACAAAATTATAGAGTCTCTAAAAGCAGAAATCCACATTCGATCTGTGGAAATGAGACCAGGGAAACCCCTTACTGTCGCCACTTTTCCCAGTAGAGACGCGATTAATCGCGTCTCTCCCCACTCAGCCCTATACTTTGGTTTACCAGGAAACCCTGCGGCTGTGTTAGTGACTTTTTGGCGGTTTGTGCTACCAGCAATCAAGAAACTTTCGGGAATTACTGAAGGTTGCGAACCAGTATTTTTGAAAGTGCGATCGCACGATGAATTGCGATCGGATGGCAAGCGGGAAACTTACCTTTGGGGTAAATTGCATTTAATTAATGGTGTTTATGAATTTCACAAAGCTG contains:
- the glp gene encoding gephyrin-like molybdotransferase Glp; the encoded protein is MVSVSDAQAIILNLVQPLDYQRDTEVVDLLAADSRILATPVTSPLDFPHWDNSAMDGYAVRYEDVQHSSAEQPAVLEIVEDIPAGYQPKSTIQPGEAARIFTGAVIPAGADTIVIQERTRREENRVFVLAAPQPQEFVRHKASFYQAGTQLLPAGIKLNASEIAVLAAAQCPQLNVYRRPRVAIFSTGDELVNVEQPLQPGQIVDSNQYALAALVKESGAEPILLGIVKDDPVVLERVIAHAVAIADIVLSSGGVSVGDYDYVDKIIESLKAEIHIRSVEMRPGKPLTVATFPSRDAINRVSPHSALYFGLPGNPAAVLVTFWRFVLPAIKKLSGITEGCEPVFLKVRSHDELRSDGKRETYLWGKLHLINGVYEFHKAGGSHSSGNLINLAQTNALAVLPVGKTLIYPQEEVQVLQLSNG